The segment AAGGGGGACGTGAGGAATTCCCCCTTAGAAAGGGGGTTAGGGGGGGGTATTTTAACCAGCATTTGCCATGTAATGGAAAATCACCGCCAAAGGCAGCTTCATGTAATTCTGTCTCTTTTTCTCAACTATTCAGGTTATCAGGTGCACAGTTTAAGGTTTACTGCTTCCGGATTAAGGCTCAGGAGAGAAGGCGAGGCTTGACACCTTGTGCTCTTCATAATCTTCAAACGGTTCTTTTGCTAACATTTTTAACCTTAAACCTGAGTAGTTACACGTAAATGGCTTATCAGAATATTTGGTATCTATTGTCCTTTGATTTTAACAGCTATTTTAAGACATGCAAGGTAATTTGAGATTCGTTCGGTTTTTACTTGACATCTGTTACATCATAAAATAACATGTTGCGATTTATAGAATACGGTAGAAACATGAGGGAGCAAAAAGGGATATGTCATGGAATTGATTTTTGAGTTATTCGCATTTACGGCTGCCTGTATGGCTCTTGTATTGCTCCTTAGGTCTAGGCACGACGGAAATACCAGACCTGCCATGATAGCTTTAAGTGTTAGCCTTGGCTTTGATCTTTTAGAGGTACTGGCCAGATGGTATGTGGAAATTAAAGGTACTGTCGAATCTGCTACCATAGAGACATTTTCTGCTGTTCTCATAGTTGTCGCCTTATTTTATGTTTCTCGGTTTGGAGAAGAAAAAGATAAGAGGTTCCTGGGGTTTGCTATATTATGTACAGTCCTGGTGATAATTATTTTTGGTCTTGAACTCCTTTTCAGTCTTGTTATAAAAGAATAAAAAAAGGGAATAGAAGAATGATGGAATTGATTTATGAGTTATTTGCATTTACGGCTGCTTGTGTAGGCCTTGTATTTCTTCTGAAGGCAAGATCCGATAAACCCGTTAAGCCTGCTATTATAGCCTTGAGCATTAGCCTTGGTTTTGATCTGTTAGAGATACCGGCCAGACGGTATGCGGGGGTTGCAGGCGCTGTTGAATCTGCCGCCCTCGAGACATTTTCTGCAATCCTTGCGATTATGGCCATTGTTTATACCTCCCGCTTTGGGAAAAAAAGAGACAAGAGGCTACTTGAGTATGCAATACTGTGTACAGCATTGCTGGTAACTGTTTTTGGCCTCGAACTCCTATTTCGCCTCATCATAAAATAATAGAGGTCAAATTCTTGCAGGCTGCTTGGAAATAAAAGGCGGTATGGCAGAGGAGAAATATTCAGAAGCTAACAATTCAAGAGGTTTCTATATACCTTGTAATTTTAGGGACTTATGAAACTGGTGTTTTGTCATCTAAATACTTAAGCCATTAAATAACAATAACTCAACAATCAGACCTCATCTCAGGATATTTTTGTCTCAGTACACTTTTGTATCATGAGACATTTATTATATGCGAATAATAGGTGATAAACACTATCATCACCTACTCATTTCCATTTCCATTCCCATTCCAAACAAAAATCTTAATTATTGTTTGACTCATTTTTGTTTTTTGGTATATATAACTAAAGATCAGGATAAATTGTCCATAACTTTTGTATATAAATATTAAAAGGTATATTGTATAAACTAAAATATTAACTTTAAAATATTCAAGGCTATCCAAAAATTCCAAAACTAATTCTCGTATATAACCTGTAGTAGCAGGTGTTTTGCTTCAGACGGAATTGGACATTTCCTCAAAAAAAGATAGCATATAATGTTAGTATAACAAAGATTGAAAAAAGAGGAGGAAATGTATATGAAAAAACAACGAAAGAGTTATTCAAGTCAGGAGAAAGTAAAGGTGTTGCGTCGTCATTTTGTTGATCAGGTATCGGTATTAGATCTTTTGTCATACTCTTCTATCACCTTATGGGCCTTCTCCTTTTTGTTCGTGACAAATATCCGGTAGCTATACTTCTCATCTTCCAAAAGCTTCAGTTGAACAGCCTTTCCTTTGTTCGGGTCGGTGGAGTGTACAATCCCTCAAATATCTCTTTGAATCGTATCAACTCCATAAATTTTACCAGCCCCAAAAGCCCTCTAAATGGACTCAAACGCTCACTGCAATAACTATATGCTGTAGAAGACCCTATTTTACTAGCCTTTGCTGGACAACCAGCTTCTTCTTGGTTTTCCTGCCTCTTGGTGGTATTCTTATTTTGCTTTTTAACCATTTGGGTTACCTCCTCTTATTATTAGGTTAATCTCACTTACCCTATTATAATGAGGTAATCCTTATGGTTCACCTTCTTTTATCTTGCACTTGTGCAAGATTCAGGTATTACATCGTCAAAGTGATTTTCAATAACAGATCACACACTGATATTTGATAAAGAAAGTTATGGCTGGCTCAGTCTTGCAGATTGGGTCAATAGTATTATCATAAATCACCTTGACAGTGTACTACCGTCAATGTGAGATCAAAAGTGCTATAATTGGGATAAAACTGGATGCTTGTTTTTTCTCAGACAAATAAAGTTTTACCGGATGAATGGACCACCTTTTCTAAAATAGTATCGGAGTTTTACGGTCTCGAGGGGATAAATTCTGATCAAAAGGCAGCAGAAACCAGAAAACATATTAATAAGCAATTGCCTGTTTTGCTTCATTCTCAAAACCATGTTGGAGTTGAATGGGGAGAATTAAGAAAAGGGATTATAGAAAAGAAATGCGAACTTATTCAGAGTGTCCTGAAATCGAAGATATCGGTTTTTTAAGACAAGAATACACAAAAAATAAACAGAAATGCGGTAAACATGTTCTGCATGGGAGAAAATTCCTTTGCTGAAAGTGGTAAGCAATAGCAGATGAACTCTTTGCTTTCTGAATCGCTGGATTGAGGATTAACTCAATTGGTTAACTTTTTCCGGTCCGATACGCACCCAAAACAATATATTTTGAAAATTTCAGAAATATTGGTATCAATAACAGCCTTAATGTCCACATTTTTCTTTTCTAACTTCTTTATATACTGTGGGAAATATCGGATTCTATTTCTTCCGTGGTATATTGCGCGGATTTTTTTTGTATTTTCTCAATAATACGGTTAAAGCGATTCTGCCAGTCATTGAGAGAAATTATCTTTATTGTAACCTTTTCATGCTCTTTTACTTCAACATGTTGCAAAGGTTTAAAAACACCATTTTCAAAGATAGCATCGATTACTTTAGACATAATTATGTGACCTCTATTTGAATATGAATTTTCTATGGTCATATTTTTAATGTTTGGTGCAATTTTTGTCAAGAAATATTTATGATTTTGTTGATTAATGTAAATGACACATTAAAGATGTTATAAGTTTAATAAACAAGGGTTTAATGCAAAACAAACCTTGACTATTTTGTGGGATATGTTATCATAAATCCTTATATATTAGTATGATAGAATAAACAGTAGGAATTCATTATGTTTCGCAAAACAAGTCCCCAATTATCTCTGTTTGATGTAAATAATGTTTTTCCCGATGCCCTACCTAAAGAAGACTGCTTTAAAGAGCTTTATCCGGGTGAATGCGGGAGACCCAACAGGTCGATAAAGAGAGCCGTATCCATCCTGATCTTTATGCGTATGGAGAAACATACGTGTTAGGAAAAGAATTTGATCTGACAGAGAAAGACCACGAGAAGGCGCAGCGCCAGGTCAAACGCATGGCACATGATCTTTATACAGTATATAAGGCGTTTGAGAGTCATAACCAGGTAAAACACTATGAGAGTTTCAAGGTACTAGAAACCGTATTTCACCAGCAGTGCGAGGTGGTAACAAACAAGAAAGATGAGCCGTATGAGATTGTTATTCGGGAAGAACCTGTTGGGGATGAAATTATTTCCAGCTGGCCAATCACTCAGTGAAAGCACGGGAAAGACACTGGTGCATTTTGATCCGGTGATGTGTTCTGCTTGTAGAGTGAAGACGCGATGTCCGGTAAAAATTGGCAAGCGTGTTGCCACCTTAACAATTGATGAGGCATCGTACCGGGGAGCATCCCGGCATCACCAGTATATGGAGAATACGGATTACCGCAAGCGGTGTGCAATCCGTGCTGGGGGTGGAGGCAACGGTGAGCAAAATGGTTCGCTCTCATGGAGTCAGAAAGTCAAGGCATCGAACGTAAAAACAAAACACGATTGCAGTTACTCTTTGCTGCCATTGCCTGTAACGTAAAGAGATTCATCAGGCATGGGCTTCTCTATGGATACGTGACATCAGGTGGAGCTAAAATAATAGCTGCCAGTTCTTTTTCTCGGATAAAAATGGTTTTTCGAAGCATTTGTTTTGCTTTTTTGCGGCTAAAGTACCATTTTCTCACGAAAAATTGTGCTATTCTCATTTTTCAAAGAACAAAATTGCAAAATCTATCCATTCTCATAAATTGTGGTTATTCAACAGAGTCATATATATCAAGCGAAGAGAAGCAATTTTTATAACATATCATGCTTTTCCTTTGAGAAGAGGACTTCACAGTATTTAAAGAGATATGTAAGGATAAGCCTTGTACATTTGGAAAGAAGGGTATGTTTTAATTACCTATGGAGATCTTAACTCTTTGTAAAACAAATAAAAACTATATCCGGGTATATATCATACGAAAAGACATAATTATCCAGACTATTGCATCCAATAAAAAATAGTATATAATACATAAATTTTATAGAGAATGGTTTTGAAAATACCTTTGAATGAAGGTGATATATTTTTCGTAACTGTTCAGCTAAATTTATCATATTTCCTCCTATTAAAGGGGGTTGTTTAATTTTAATGCTTTATTACAACCCCCTGAATCCTCCTTTTTAAGGGGGACTTGGCCGAAGATCATTTAGCTGAATAGTTACTATTTTACAGGTAAAGGTTTTTATGGAAATCAGGAGATTTAAAAAGCTTCTTGTTGCAAACCGTAGTGAAATAGCAATACGGGTTTGTCGTGCAGCGCATGAGCTTGGTATCAGAACCGTGGCGATCTATTCCCACGAAGACCGTTTTGCACTTCACAGATTCAAGGCTGACGAAGCGTATCTGATCGGGAAGGGTAAAGAGCCAGTCAGGGCCTACCTGGATATCGAAGGAATTATTCAACTGGCAAAAGATAAGGGTGTCGATGCCATTCATCCGGGTTACGGGTTCCTTTCGGAGAATGCGGGTTTTGCAAGCACCTGTGAAGAGGCGGGCATTACCTTTGTCGGTCCCCGTCCGGAAATTCTCAAAATGCTTGGTGACAAAACCACGGCCAGGGTAATTGCCAGGGAAGTGCTGGTTCCCATACTTTCAGGATGTGATCACCCTATTAAAAATACCGATGAAGCAAGATCCCTTTGCAATGAGCTGGGATATCCGGTAATCATCAAGGCTGCGCACGGAGGCGGGGGGCGCGGCATGCGTGTGGTTCGCAGTGAACCGGAATTCAATCATCGCTTTCATGAAGCACAACGTGAATCACTCACGGCTTTTGGATCTGACGAGTGTTTTATAGAAAAATATGTTGAAAAAGCACGCCATATAGAGGTACAGATGCTTGGCGACCGGCATGGTAATATTGTACACCTGTTTGAGCGTGATTGTTCACTTCAAAGACGACACCAGAAGGTTGTTGAAATTGCCCCGGCACAGAATCTCAGCGAAAGTATCAGACAAAGTATCTGTGATGCAGCGGTAAAAATATGTAAATCTGTAAATTATGATAATGCCGGTACCGTAGAATTTCTTCTCGATGTAGAAACGGATAAGTTTTATTTTATTGAGATTAATCCCAGGATTCAGGTTGAACACACCGTTACCGAAACAATTACCGGTTTCGATCTGGTTAAGAGACAGATACTGATTAGTGAAGGGTTTCCTCTTCATTCTCCGGAAATCCGTATACCGGGCCAGGAATCAATCCATATCAACAGCATTGCCTTTCAGTGCCGGATTACCACAGAAGATCCTTCCTGCGGGTTTATTCCCGACTATGGTCGCATCCAGCATTACCGGTCAGCCGGCGGTATGGGTATCCGGCTTGATGCAGGGACTGCCTTTTCCGGCGCCATTGTAACCCCCTACTATGACTCTATGCTTGTGAAGGTTACTGCCTTCGGAACCTGTTTTGAAGAAACATCGCACCGAATGGACAGGGCGTTAGACGAGTTCAGGATACGGGGTGTGAAGACCAATATTCCATTCCTTATTAATCTGATTAACCATAAGGATTTTCTGGAAGGCAGATGTACTACGCGTTTTATCGACGAGAATCCGTCACTTTTCCTCTTCCCGCGCCACAGAGACCGTGCTACTTCTATCATGCGTTTCATGGGAGATATTCTGGTTAATGGTCATCCACTTGTTAAGGAAGTGCCCAAGCCCATATGCCGCCGTAAGGCACCGGTGCCATTTGTTGATCATAAAAATCCAAGACCCAAAGGCAGTCGTGACCTTCTACGGAAAATGGGTCCAAAAGAATTTTCCCGGTACATCTTAAAAGAGAAAAAACTGCTGCTGACGGATACGAGTTTCCGTGACGCACATCAATCGCTTCTGGCTACCCGTATGAGAACCGTAGATATGCTAAAAGTTGCCGAGATTTACTCCAGAAACCATGCAGGTTTTTTTTCACTTGAAATGTGGGGTGGAGCGACATTTGATACTGCCATGAGATTCCTCATGGAATGTCCGTGGGAGCGTTTGCGTTTCATGCGTAAACTGGCGCCTAATATCCTGTTCCAGATGCTGCTCAGGGCCTCGAACGGTGTTGGTTATACCAATTACCCGGATAACGTCGTCAGGGCATTTATAAAACAGGCAGCAGAAAGCGGTATAGATGTATTCCGTGTCTTCGACTCTCTCAACTGGGTTACAAACATGAAAGTTGCAATGGATGCTGTTTTGGAAACCAATGCCATCTGTGAAGCCGCTATCTGTTATACCGGGGATATTTTGGATCCGAAACGGACCAAATATACGCTGGACTATTACATAAAAATGGCAAAAGAGCTGGAAGCTCATGGTGCTCATATCCTGGCAATCAAAGATATGGCTGGTCTTCTGAAGCCTTATGCTGCCTGTAAACTGGTCAGTGCTTTAAAATCCGAACTGAAGATTCCTATACATCTTCACACCCATGATACATCGGGTGGTCAGATCGCCACCCTTGTTAAAGCTGCTGAAGCGGGTGTGGATATAGTGGATGCTGCTTTAGGGCCTCTTTCCGGACTGACATCTCAACCCAATCTGAATACTCTTGTGGAAATGATGCGTTTCCATGAACGCGATACTGGTATGGATTTTAAGGCACTTGGTTTGCTTTCAGATTACTGGGAGGTTGCCAGGGAGTATTATACGCCGTTTGAATCAATTCAGAAATCAAGCACTGCAGAGGTGTATCATCACGAGATTCCAGGTGGCCAGTTTACCAACCTTTTTCAGCAGGCACATTCGATGGGCCTCGCACACCGGTGGCATGAAATTACGGATGTGTATGCGGACGTTAATAAGCTTTTTGGAGACATTGTGAAAGTTACTCCCTCTTCGAAGGTTGTTGGTGATCTGACACTTTTTCTGGTAACAAACGACATCAAGGCTCAGGACATCATCGATAACAGCCGGGAAATATCCTTTCCTAACTCTGTGGTTGAGTTCTTTGAAGGCCGCCTTGGACAGCCAACCGGAGGTTTCCCGTTAGACGTGCAGAATAAAGTCCTGCGCGGTTTATCCCCTCTTACTGACAGGCCAGGTGCGAATCTGACTCCTGTCGATTTTGATGAAGTGAAGAAAGAGGTTGAAGAACAGATTTCCAGATCCATTACCAATGAAGAACTCATGTCTTATCTTATGTATCCGGACGTTTTCATTAAGTACGCGGAGCACAGAAAAAAATATGGAGATGTATCCTTCATTCCCACAGATGTATTCTTCTATGGTCCGCCTATGAATGAAGAGGTTGCCATTGATATTGAAGAAGGAAAGACCCTGATTTTCAAACTGGTAGCCATAAGCCCGGTAAATGTGGAAGGGAACTGCACTGTCTTCTTTGAACTGAACGGCCAGCCCCGCGAGGTAGTTGTTGCCAACCGCAAGGTGGCAGCTTCGGTAATTAAACGTCCTCAGGCAGAAGAAGGAAATATCAAACACGTGGGAGCACCTATGCCTGGTATGATTGTTAATGTGAAAGTTGCTACCGGTGATAAGGTTGCTAAAAACGATCCGCTTCTTATTATGGAGGCCATGAAAATGGAAGCAACTGTTTATTCCGAACATGACGGTGAAATTGGTCAGATTCTGGTTGGGCCAAGAGAAAGCGTGGAGGCGAGGGATTTACTGATTGTTTATAAGTAGTTGTGGAGTAAAAGGTCTCATTATTAGTTTTTTTTAATTGCTATCATATTCTTTATTCCATAAATATCTTTCCCTGTGGAACGCAGGGCAGTGATGTGGATCTCATCCTTACCCACAAGTTGGGTAAAGAGCAAAGGGTAGCCAGAACTCTTTCTTTGAATGTTGCTGATGGGAAAAAACAGGTCGCTCCTCCGGAGCTCGAGAGGCTATTGGTATTCAATGCTACTGCCTGCACTCTATTTCAGGATATTTTAAAGATGTGGATAAGGATAAGGACGCGGATAGGGGTACCCTATGAATAATCAGGACATTGACAGGACATTTATGCGGATGGCCTTTGAGCAAGCTCTGAAATCCTATAAAGAAGGAGGACTGCCCATCGGTGCTGTCATGGTTGAAGGGGGACAAGTCATTGCGTATGGGTATAACAGGAGGGTACAGGACGGTGATCCGACAGCACACGGTGAGATAGATTGTCTCCGAAGGGCTGGCCGGCGACTCCGTTATGACGGCGTAACTTTGTATACCACGCTAAGCCCCTGCATGATGTGTTCAGGAACAATCATTCAGTTCGGAATACGCCGGGTTGTTGTAGGAGAAAACCGGAACTTTCCCGGCAATATCGACTTCCTCCGTTCTCATGGTGTTCAGGTTCTCCTGCTCGACGATTCTGATTGCAAGGAACTCATGGCCCGTTTTATCCGGGAGCGGCACGATTTGTGGGACGAAGACATTGCGGGAAGGAGTGATATTTCGTTTCAAGCTTCCGGGCCGCCATGACGCCAGTTTGTCTTTATGTCATATGGACTGAGGTTATATATAAATGCATTTGACTTTTTTTTAAAAATAACTATAATTAATTTTTCGTTAAGGTAAGGCACTTTTCCTTTTAATACCGGATTTGTATTCTTTGCGCTCGTAGCTCAATTGGATAGAGTGGTGGACTTCGAATCCAACGGTTGCAGGTTCAAGTCCTGCCGGGCGCGCCATCCGTAAGCGAAATAGAGTTTTAACAGATGCGCCCTTAGCTCAGTTGGTAGAGCAACTGACTCTTAATCAGTGGGTCGAAGGTTCGAATCCTTCAGGGCGCACCATATGCTATCCTCATTGAGATAGTAAAAAGGGAATCTCGTGATCAGATAAAAGGCAGCCCATGAAGCTCAAATGTTTCTTACATAATACATTTGAGCTTCATGGAAGGCCCTTCATGCAGGGGATAAGCGAGGGTGGCGGAACTGGCAGACGCGCAAGATTTAGGATCTTGTGCCTTACGGCGTGGGGGTTCGATTCCCCCCCCTCGCATGATGTGATATTTTCTCTGATAGCGGGTGTAGCTCAGTGGTAGAGCGTCACGTTGCCAACGTGAATGTCGTGGGTTCGAACCCCATCACCCGCTCCATTTTTTGTCTTTGATTAGGAAAGTATGCAGGGTAAGAAAATGAACGTAACAGTTGAAGATACAGGTCCTTGTAAAAAAGTCTTAAAGATTGAAATACCCAAAGAAGTTGTCGATAGCGAATTTGAAAAAAAGACCGTAGAAGTGTGTGGTTCTGTGGAATTGCCTGGCTTCAGAAAGGGGCGCGTACCCCGAAAATTAGTTGAAAAACGTTTTGGGTCTCAAATTAAGGATGAAGTGAAGCAGAGTGTTGTGAGTGAGTACTATCAAAAAGCGCTGGAGGATTACAAACTGAATCCGGTCGGGAATCCGATGTTTGGCGATATAAATTTCGAGGTTGGGCAACCTCTTAATTTTGATGCAACCGTGGAAGTATGGCCGTCGTTTGAAGTTGACCATTATAAAGGCGTTATTTTGAAGAAAAAGTCAAGTATGGTAACTGAAGAGGACATGCAGAAAGCATTGCATAGCATGAGTATCCGGAAAGCACAGTTAACTATTGTTAAAGACGGAAAGGTAAATAAGGAAGATCAAATTATCTGTGATTTCAAAATGGAGACAGACGGAAAGAATATCGTGGAAGATGAAAATATTGAAGTTTTTGTTGCAAATGATGTGATAATTGGCGATGTACCGGTGTCTGATCTTGCAACAAAGATGGAAGGAGCAGAATCAGGTGAGGAACGAATAATTGATGTGAAATTACCCGACACTTTTGCACAAGAGGAGTATCGGGGAAAGGATGCAAGATTAAAACTTACCGTAAAAGAAATAAAACGATTATCGGTTCCGGAAATTAATGAAGATTTTGCAAAAACATTAGGTTTTGAATCACTTGAAGATTTAAAGGAAAAAGTACGAAAACGTATTGAAGTTGAAAAAAAGAAGTGGGCTGAAGATGATTTAAGAAATCAGCTACTTGACATCCTTCTGGAACAAACAAAATTCGACTTGCCTCAGGATTTTGTAGCTTACCATACAGAGAAAAGGGTGTATAAACATCATTTGGATATGTTGAATAAAGGAATACCTTTAGAAGAAATACAGAAACAAACAGAAAATATAAAAAACGCATCTGCCGAGTCTGTAATGAAAGAATTGAAGTCGTCGCTGATACTGAATAAAATTGCCGAAAAAGAGAAAATATTTGTTACAGAACAGGAAGTGGAGCAACAAATTGCTGATATTGCCCGTGCTTATAACATTGATCCCTTAAGAGTCAGAAAACAGTTGGAACGACAGGGGAACTTGTCGCTTTTACGGAACGAGATACGGGAAAACAAGGTATTAAATTTCCTCCTGAAAGAGGCTAATATAACAGAGTAAATGAAAGGAAGTTTTGTGTATAAAGATTACCTATCATATTTAGAGAATGGCGAGTTTCCTGATACAGGATCAAAGACACTCCATAATGCCCTTTTTGTTCCCTATGTTATAGAAAAAACCGGTTATGGGGAGAGGCATTATGATATATTTTCAAGGTTATTGAGAGACCGTATTATCTTTATTGGTTCACCTATAGAAGATACACTTTCTAACCTTGTAATTGCACAGATTCTTTTTCTCCAGAACGAAAACAAAAATCAGGATATCAATATTTATATCAATTCACCAGGTGGTTCAATAACCGCCGGGCTTGCAATTTATGATACTATGCAGTTTGTGCAATGCGATATTGCAACGTTTTGTATTGGCCAGGCTTTCAGCATGGCTGCAATTCTTTTAGCTGCAGGAACAAAGGGGAAGAGGTATGGTTTGCCGCATACGCGTATTATGCTGCATCAACCGTGGGGAGGAATGAGAGGTACTGCTACTGATATTAGTATTCAGGCTGAAGAGATATTGAAGATGAGAAAATCATTAAACGAGATCCTTGTGCGACATACAGGTCAACCCGTGGAACGTATTGAAGTGGATATTGACCGGGATTTTTATATGTCATCTCAGGAAGCAAAAACATATGGCCTGCTTGATGAGGTAATAGAAACCCTGCGGGAAAAAAAGAAATAGTTTAAAAAATAGCAAAGAATAAAAAAAGGGACACCACTGCGTGTCCTTTTTTTTTGACTACTTTGGCTACCTCGTAAACAATTTTGTCCGCTTACGATCCTTTTTGTGTTTCTGCCTACCAGATTTTTTTATGAATTCGTAGTGTCTGAAAATTTACAGAGAACTATTACCTATGAAAAATTGAGCACTTAAGAATAAGTATATTTTATTAATACTCTTTATAACTATTGGTCTGTATTTTGCTAAATAACGCTATTAACACGTGTTTGTATATACCAAAGGCCTTTAGAACTTTATTGGGAATGTTATTTATTGAGGAGAGTATTATGCAAATATTTCGTAAATATTGTGGAATGACGATACTTATTCTTTTTATCACGTTGCTTTTACAGGTAAGGTTTTGTTATGCAGGTGAAAAATTAGAAGGTAAAGTAAACATTAATACCGCTGCCGAGTCGCAGATTGCATTGTTACCGGGTATCGGCCCTAAACTGGCGAAGGATGTGATAGCATACAGGGAAAATAATGGAAATTTCGAAACTGCTGCGGATATCATAAAAGTAAAAGGAGTGGGAAACAAAAAGTTTGAGAAAATGAAGGATTATATTACTGTTGAAGGTGATACTACCATTCAGTCAACAAGGATGACAAAAACCAGTAAAGAATCGAAATAAAAAAACACGTAAGTAAATAGTACAGAATTTCACGCCAAGAAATGAAGATGTTTATTTCAGTCGTTTGCAGGTGGCACGGACAAGCAACGTTTGTCCGTGCTTTCCTCAATAGATGAAAACATCAAATCCGCTGTCTTCTCATGAATCTCCTTTCATAATTCATTTTTTTATCCGCAACTCAGAGCAGGTATTTTCCAATAACGGTAAAAAAGAACTTATATTTCAGACCTTGTCACATCAAATTATTGAACCCCTTATTTCGATTATCTTTAACACGTTGTAAATATAATTTCTGTGAGAGGACAAATATTGTCCCCTATAGCATTCGTTTTAAATACTGCGGATTATAATTTTTGAATTATGTTTTTATAATATTTTTATTTTAAAAATTGAGTTTTTAAGTATAATGATGTGGTTCTGTTTCATTGTAAAATTGTACCCTGAACAGGCAGGCATGGTGTAATGCCGAAGATTTTTAAGATAAAATGTTTTTAAAGAAAGAGGAGCTTCTCATGCGTTTATACGTCACACCTGTTTTTTATGTAATAATAATCTTCTTATGTTCTTTAACAACAAAGACGTCCTTTGCCACGGACCCTGGCCAATGGTCGCCTACATGGAGACTTCCTCCTGGTAAAGCACCGGAGAACATTGTGAATCTGCCAATTACACTTCCGGGAGATGTAAAGATGAGCCAGTTTTTCAGCCCGATCTCCTGTGGTGCATGCCACCCTGAAATATATAAGATGTGGAGTGGTTCAACTCATGCCAATGCGTGGAGAAATCCACTTTTCCAGGCCCTTTACAATTTAGGTAAAAGAACCGCAGAAGGAGAATCGGAAAAACAAAATATAGAATCCTGTGTTCGGTGTCATTTTCCGATTGGACACAGTGCAGGTGAAATTAATCTTTCACTTGAGGATGAAAAAGGCGGTGTTATCTGTGATTTTTGTCATTCAGTCAGGGCTTCGACAGGTGTTGGAAATGCACCTTATATCTTAAGTCCCGGGAATGCTGCGGCAATGGAAGGTGGCGTTAAATACGGGCCATTTGACGATTCACCGGAAACAATTCACAAGAATCAGTTTTCCGAATTACATACACGTTCAGAA is part of the Candidatus Jettenia sp. AMX2 genome and harbors:
- a CDS encoding ATP-dependent Clp protease proteolytic subunit, whose amino-acid sequence is MYKDYLSYLENGEFPDTGSKTLHNALFVPYVIEKTGYGERHYDIFSRLLRDRIIFIGSPIEDTLSNLVIAQILFLQNENKNQDINIYINSPGGSITAGLAIYDTMQFVQCDIATFCIGQAFSMAAILLAAGTKGKRYGLPHTRIMLHQPWGGMRGTATDISIQAEEILKMRKSLNEILVRHTGQPVERIEVDIDRDFYMSSQEAKTYGLLDEVIETLREKKK
- a CDS encoding antitoxin family protein, whose product is MSKVIDAIFENGVFKPLQHVEVKEHEKVTIKIISLNDWQNRFNRIIEKIQKKSAQYTTEEIESDISHSI
- a CDS encoding pyruvate carboxylase encodes the protein MEIRRFKKLLVANRSEIAIRVCRAAHELGIRTVAIYSHEDRFALHRFKADEAYLIGKGKEPVRAYLDIEGIIQLAKDKGVDAIHPGYGFLSENAGFASTCEEAGITFVGPRPEILKMLGDKTTARVIAREVLVPILSGCDHPIKNTDEARSLCNELGYPVIIKAAHGGGGRGMRVVRSEPEFNHRFHEAQRESLTAFGSDECFIEKYVEKARHIEVQMLGDRHGNIVHLFERDCSLQRRHQKVVEIAPAQNLSESIRQSICDAAVKICKSVNYDNAGTVEFLLDVETDKFYFIEINPRIQVEHTVTETITGFDLVKRQILISEGFPLHSPEIRIPGQESIHINSIAFQCRITTEDPSCGFIPDYGRIQHYRSAGGMGIRLDAGTAFSGAIVTPYYDSMLVKVTAFGTCFEETSHRMDRALDEFRIRGVKTNIPFLINLINHKDFLEGRCTTRFIDENPSLFLFPRHRDRATSIMRFMGDILVNGHPLVKEVPKPICRRKAPVPFVDHKNPRPKGSRDLLRKMGPKEFSRYILKEKKLLLTDTSFRDAHQSLLATRMRTVDMLKVAEIYSRNHAGFFSLEMWGGATFDTAMRFLMECPWERLRFMRKLAPNILFQMLLRASNGVGYTNYPDNVVRAFIKQAAESGIDVFRVFDSLNWVTNMKVAMDAVLETNAICEAAICYTGDILDPKRTKYTLDYYIKMAKELEAHGAHILAIKDMAGLLKPYAACKLVSALKSELKIPIHLHTHDTSGGQIATLVKAAEAGVDIVDAALGPLSGLTSQPNLNTLVEMMRFHERDTGMDFKALGLLSDYWEVAREYYTPFESIQKSSTAEVYHHEIPGGQFTNLFQQAHSMGLAHRWHEITDVYADVNKLFGDIVKVTPSSKVVGDLTLFLVTNDIKAQDIIDNSREISFPNSVVEFFEGRLGQPTGGFPLDVQNKVLRGLSPLTDRPGANLTPVDFDEVKKEVEEQISRSITNEELMSYLMYPDVFIKYAEHRKKYGDVSFIPTDVFFYGPPMNEEVAIDIEEGKTLIFKLVAISPVNVEGNCTVFFELNGQPREVVVANRKVAASVIKRPQAEEGNIKHVGAPMPGMIVNVKVATGDKVAKNDPLLIMEAMKMEATVYSEHDGEIGQILVGPRESVEARDLLIVYK
- a CDS encoding ComEA family DNA-binding protein, whose amino-acid sequence is MQIFRKYCGMTILILFITLLLQVRFCYAGEKLEGKVNINTAAESQIALLPGIGPKLAKDVIAYRENNGNFETAADIIKVKGVGNKKFEKMKDYITVEGDTTIQSTRMTKTSKESK
- a CDS encoding nucleoside deaminase; this encodes MNNQDIDRTFMRMAFEQALKSYKEGGLPIGAVMVEGGQVIAYGYNRRVQDGDPTAHGEIDCLRRAGRRLRYDGVTLYTTLSPCMMCSGTIIQFGIRRVVVGENRNFPGNIDFLRSHGVQVLLLDDSDCKELMARFIRERHDLWDEDIAGRSDISFQASGPP
- the tig gene encoding trigger factor, coding for MNVTVEDTGPCKKVLKIEIPKEVVDSEFEKKTVEVCGSVELPGFRKGRVPRKLVEKRFGSQIKDEVKQSVVSEYYQKALEDYKLNPVGNPMFGDINFEVGQPLNFDATVEVWPSFEVDHYKGVILKKKSSMVTEEDMQKALHSMSIRKAQLTIVKDGKVNKEDQIICDFKMETDGKNIVEDENIEVFVANDVIIGDVPVSDLATKMEGAESGEERIIDVKLPDTFAQEEYRGKDARLKLTVKEIKRLSVPEINEDFAKTLGFESLEDLKEKVRKRIEVEKKKWAEDDLRNQLLDILLEQTKFDLPQDFVAYHTEKRVYKHHLDMLNKGIPLEEIQKQTENIKNASAESVMKELKSSLILNKIAEKEKIFVTEQEVEQQIADIARAYNIDPLRVRKQLERQGNLSLLRNEIRENKVLNFLLKEANITE